The Gemmatimonadota bacterium genome window below encodes:
- the mpl gene encoding UDP-N-acetylmuramate:L-alanyl-gamma-D-glutamyl-meso-diaminopimelate ligase, protein MSRPLHIHLVAICGTGMGALAVMLKSLGHRVTGSDENVYPPMSTVLSEQQIPVFEGFAETNLNPPPDLVVIGNAVSRGNPEAEAVLERKIRYASMPETLKSFFLWDRKSIVVAGTHGKTTTTAMLAWLLTEAGRDPSYIIGGVPSGWQTGAQLGSGDLFILEGDEYDSAFFDKRAKFLHYLPDTVIINNIEFDHADIYESLDEIVLSFRRLVNIIPENGLLIGPADDERLRTLATHAFCNVHTMGESPGTRWSARNVSFDPGGTSFDLFERDEPRTRLTIRQLGVHNVKNALAVVAAARHYGVSWEDIARGLETFPGVRRRLEPRGDVNGITVYDDFAHHPTAVKATLEALRGACPDRRIWAVFEPRSATTIRRNFQEAYATAFDDADRVLIAPVFLPGKAPEGNRFSVEELVEGLRLRGVRADAVESVDRIVSRLVEQAAPGDRIVFMSNGGFGGIHDKTLDGLKHGQ, encoded by the coding sequence ATGTCCCGACCGCTTCACATCCATCTTGTGGCCATTTGCGGTACGGGCATGGGAGCGCTCGCCGTGATGCTCAAGTCCCTCGGACACCGGGTAACCGGTAGCGACGAAAACGTGTATCCGCCCATGAGCACGGTGCTTTCGGAACAGCAGATACCCGTATTCGAGGGCTTCGCCGAAACCAACCTGAACCCTCCACCGGATCTCGTGGTCATCGGAAACGCGGTTTCGCGGGGCAACCCCGAGGCCGAAGCCGTCCTGGAACGGAAGATCCGGTATGCATCCATGCCGGAGACGCTCAAGTCCTTCTTCCTGTGGGACCGCAAGTCGATCGTGGTGGCGGGGACGCATGGCAAGACGACCACGACGGCGATGCTCGCCTGGTTGCTCACCGAGGCCGGCCGGGATCCCAGCTACATCATCGGCGGAGTTCCCAGCGGCTGGCAGACCGGCGCGCAACTGGGGTCGGGCGACCTGTTCATCCTCGAAGGCGATGAATACGACAGCGCCTTCTTCGACAAGCGGGCGAAGTTCCTGCATTACCTGCCCGATACGGTGATCATCAACAACATCGAGTTCGACCACGCGGACATTTACGAATCGCTCGATGAGATCGTGCTTTCTTTCAGGAGGCTGGTCAACATCATACCCGAAAACGGGTTGCTGATCGGACCGGCGGACGACGAGCGCCTCCGGACTCTCGCAACCCACGCATTCTGCAACGTCCATACCATGGGCGAGTCGCCAGGCACGCGGTGGTCTGCGCGTAACGTTTCTTTTGATCCCGGGGGTACGTCCTTCGACCTGTTTGAACGGGACGAACCCCGCACCCGGCTGACGATCCGTCAACTTGGAGTCCACAACGTCAAAAACGCGCTGGCGGTCGTGGCCGCCGCCCGACATTACGGCGTATCCTGGGAGGATATAGCGCGGGGCCTCGAGACCTTCCCCGGCGTGAGGCGCCGTCTTGAGCCACGGGGCGATGTCAACGGCATTACGGTCTACGACGACTTCGCCCACCACCCCACCGCCGTAAAAGCGACGCTGGAGGCGCTTAGAGGGGCCTGTCCGGACCGGCGCATCTGGGCCGTGTTCGAACCCCGCTCAGCCACCACCATACGCCGGAACTTCCAGGAGGCCTATGCCACCGCCTTCGACGACGCGGACCGGGTATTGATCGCGCCGGTCTTTCTACCCGGGAAAGCGCCCGAAGGGAACCGTTTTTCCGTGGAGGAACTGGTGGAGGGACTGCGTCTTCGCGGCGTTCGCGCCGACGCCGTGGAAAGCGTGGACCGGATCGTTTCACGGCTGGTCGAGCAAGCGGCGCCAGGCGACCGGATCGTGTTTATGAGCAACGGGGGATTCGGCGGCATCCACGACAAGACGCTAGACGGGCTGAAGCACGGGCAGTAG
- a CDS encoding GNAT family N-acetyltransferase: MYTLITASRLRTGEALEVGVVQAPDDDYAPLVRPILAHKSRNEQWHLDQVFAGRVDPLETRFYLGCLNEQPVCNIMVSEHGGVGIMSHVYTRPEHRRKGIARLVMAGQMADFNDRDGRYLTLSTGYDTHPYYLYYSFGFRSVIPDSGHMKYAGNAAFEAEHFRGEGVRVVPGDWKNWPSLNVLCAQDGPPYVRNVGLGHIGPRMFEGAYLGLMKLTQEDADHQVRLLVTDREAVTGYATLMPDTRWRGETCLLDLFVHPAFTAYWGALLDSFSMPAGRKIQSHVEPGDSRKTAALKDAGFVRESTLRKQFKAAGQAMDVEVYARHA, encoded by the coding sequence ATGTACACGCTGATCACCGCTAGTAGACTCCGCACGGGCGAAGCGCTCGAAGTCGGCGTCGTTCAGGCGCCGGACGACGACTATGCGCCGCTCGTCCGGCCGATCCTCGCACACAAATCGCGCAACGAACAGTGGCATCTCGACCAGGTATTCGCCGGGCGGGTCGACCCACTCGAAACCCGGTTCTACCTCGGCTGCCTGAACGAACAACCGGTTTGCAACATCATGGTCAGCGAACACGGCGGAGTCGGCATCATGAGTCACGTATACACCAGGCCGGAACACCGCCGAAAGGGCATAGCGCGGCTGGTCATGGCCGGGCAGATGGCCGACTTCAATGACCGGGACGGCCGGTACCTGACGCTGTCCACGGGCTACGATACCCATCCCTACTATCTGTACTACAGCTTCGGGTTCCGGAGCGTCATACCGGACTCGGGTCACATGAAGTACGCGGGGAATGCAGCGTTCGAGGCGGAACACTTCCGAGGGGAAGGGGTTCGCGTGGTCCCGGGAGACTGGAAAAACTGGCCTTCACTGAACGTGCTTTGCGCCCAGGACGGTCCGCCTTACGTACGCAACGTGGGGCTGGGACATATCGGGCCGCGCATGTTTGAAGGCGCCTACCTGGGGCTTATGAAGCTCACGCAGGAAGATGCCGATCACCAGGTCCGGCTGCTGGTTACGGACCGCGAGGCGGTCACGGGTTACGCGACCCTTATGCCGGACACCCGGTGGCGTGGAGAGACCTGTCTCCTGGATTTGTTCGTTCATCCGGCGTTCACGGCTTACTGGGGGGCTTTGCTGGACTCGTTCTCCATGCCGGCGGGACGAAAAATCCAGAGTCATGTCGAACCGGGCGACTCCCGGAAGACCGCTGCGTTGAAGGACGCGGGGTTCGTCCGCGAGTCCACCCTTCGAAAGCAGTTCAAGGCGGCCGGCCAGGCAATGGATGTCGAGGTGTACGCGCGGCATGCCTAG